One window from the genome of Ananas comosus cultivar F153 linkage group 13, ASM154086v1, whole genome shotgun sequence encodes:
- the LOC109719334 gene encoding PTI1-like tyrosine-protein kinase At3g15890 yields the protein MSFRSFFCCRTILDRSEHGRKNATNWRVFSLKELHSATNSFNYDNKLGEGGFGSVYWGQLSDGSQIAVKRLKVLSNKAEQEFSIEVEVLGKVKHKNLLSLRGSCAEGQERLIVYDYMPNLSLLSHLHGTHSAECLLNWGRRMSIAIGSADGIAYLHHHATPHIIHRDIKASNVLLDSDFQARVADFGFAKLIPDGATHVTTKVKGTLGYLAPEYAMFGKASESCDVYSFGVLLLELASGKRPIENLSPTQKLAISDWALPLAREGRFSEIADPKLNGNYVEEELKRLVLVGLVCTQSKPERRPTMLEVVGLLKGESKEKVSSLESDEMFRLEPTVCSQKTSGLDDSSDCMSKDTGVDVKQEIDSLAETALPVR from the exons ATGTCTTTCCGTTCTTTCTTCTGTTGCCGAACGATTCTCGACCG GAGTGAACATGGGAGGAAGAATGCAACGAATTGGAGGGTGTTCTCGCTGAAGGAGCTGCATTCTGCTACCAACAGCTTCAATTATGACAACAAGCTCGGTGAAGGGGGGTTCGGCAGCGTCTACTGGGGCCAGCTCTCGGACGGTTCACAG ATCGCTGTAAAAAGACTCAAAGTTTTGAGCAACAAGGCCGAACAAGAATTTTCTATTGAGGTTGAGGTTCTGGGAAAAGTAAAGCATAAGAACCTCCTGAGTCTACGGGGTTCTTGTGCCGAGGGGCAGGAACGCCTTATAGTGTATGACTACATGCCCAACTTGAGTTTACTCTCACATCTTCACGGAACGCACTCTGCTGAGTGCCTTCTCAACTGGGGCAGGCGAATGTCGATAGCTATCGGATCGGCTGACGGAATTGC TTATCTCCACCACCATGCAACACCTCATATAATCCACAGGGACATAAAAGCAAGCAATGTCTTACTAGATTCAGACTTTCAGGCACGTGTTGCCGATTTTGGATTTGCAAAACTCATTCCTGACGGCGCAACTCATGTTACTACAAAAGTAAAAGGCACTCTCGGATATCTAGCCCCTGAATACGCAATGTTTGGAAAGGCCTCAGAGAGTTGTGATGTTTACAGCTTCGGAGTACTTCTTTTAGAGCTCGCTAGTGGGAAAAGACCCATTGAAAATTTAAGTCCCACACAGAAGCTAGCAATAAGTGATTGGGCTCTTCCTTTGGCGAGGGAGGGGAGGTTCAGTGAAATAGCTGATCCAAAGCTAAACGGTAACTACGTTGAGGAAGAATTGAAGAGATTAGTGCTTGTCGGGCTTGTTTGTACACAGAGTAAGCCGGAAAGGCGGCCCACAATGCTTGAAGTAGTGGGCTTGCTGAAAGGGGAGTCAAAGGAGAAGGTATCAAGTTTAGAAAGTGACGAGATGTTTAGGCTGGAACCGACAGTGTGCTCGCAGAAAACATCTGGTCTAGATGACAGCTCAGATTGTATGTCTAAGGATACTGGGGTGGATGTGAAACAAGAAATCGATTCGCTCGCTGAAACAGCATTGCCAGTTAGATAG